One part of the Bdellovibrio bacteriovorus genome encodes these proteins:
- a CDS encoding BtaA family protein, with amino-acid sequence MAKEYFSDLNYTLSNEDTRIEFDLLPEGANRVFSIAGSGARCLPLIAKNPKYLDVIDMSVSQLYLCELRLQAMKTLTYEEYLFLMGYRGALQGGHDEGDSREELFKRLTLSAAATSYWQDRVEGWKPRGFILLGRWESHFQKLGYLFRDVLQCDFSKVFAAQTLSEQIDLYEKHWPKIRWNSFIRVAASEFVFNKYLYKGHFSGRADHKTEQRAPWQFIMEEFDRIFRTQLVRKNYFMQILFLGRIAYEEGLPLEAHEHVVAAVKKSKTEVRYLHGNLLEELPKYAYDFISLSDTISYLEQRDANQILQRLNTDSKAGTQMVIRSFMRAPTAIDLKGWEELGDKNVWAQNKDGTGVYQFHIFRKS; translated from the coding sequence ATGGCAAAAGAATACTTCTCTGATTTAAACTACACCCTGTCCAACGAAGACACGCGCATTGAATTTGATTTGCTGCCCGAGGGCGCGAACCGTGTGTTCAGCATTGCCGGTTCCGGCGCTCGCTGCCTGCCACTGATTGCAAAGAATCCGAAATATCTGGATGTTATCGATATGTCGGTCAGTCAGCTTTATCTGTGCGAGCTGCGCCTGCAGGCGATGAAGACTTTGACCTATGAAGAATACCTGTTCCTGATGGGCTATCGTGGGGCTTTGCAGGGCGGCCATGACGAAGGCGACAGCCGTGAAGAGCTGTTCAAGCGTTTGACTTTGTCCGCCGCCGCCACCAGTTATTGGCAAGATCGCGTGGAAGGCTGGAAGCCGCGTGGATTTATTCTGTTGGGCCGCTGGGAATCCCATTTCCAGAAGCTGGGTTATTTGTTCCGTGATGTCTTGCAGTGTGATTTCAGCAAGGTCTTTGCCGCACAAACCTTGTCCGAGCAGATCGATCTTTATGAAAAGCACTGGCCGAAAATCCGCTGGAACAGTTTCATCCGTGTAGCTGCCAGTGAATTTGTATTTAACAAGTATCTGTACAAAGGCCACTTCAGTGGTCGTGCCGATCACAAAACTGAGCAGCGGGCCCCGTGGCAGTTTATCATGGAAGAATTTGACCGTATCTTCCGCACCCAACTGGTGCGTAAGAACTATTTCATGCAGATCCTTTTCCTGGGCCGCATTGCTTATGAAGAAGGCCTTCCTTTGGAAGCGCACGAACACGTAGTCGCGGCAGTGAAGAAATCAAAAACGGAAGTGCGCTATTTGCATGGCAATCTGCTGGAAGAGCTGCCAAAGTATGCATATGACTTTATCTCTTTATCTGACACGATTTCTTATCTTGAACAGCGTGATGCCAATCAGATTTTGCAAAGACTGAACACAGACAGCAAAGCCGGCACCCAGATGGTGATTCGTTCATTCATGCGTGCGCCAACGGCGATTGATCTGAAGGGGTGGGAAGAGCTGGGCGACAAGAACGTCTGGGCCCAAAATAAAGATGGAACAGGAGTGTACCAGTTCCACATTTTCAGAAAATCTTAG